From a single Paenibacillus sp. FSL W8-0426 genomic region:
- a CDS encoding precorrin-8X methylmutase gives MDFKTEFKPLTVQPQEIEGKSFEMITEELGEHPFTAEQYPVVQRVIHASADFELGRSMVFHPDAIAAGIAALRAGQSVIADVQMIQAGVSKDRIRGFGGDVHVHISDADVIEEAKRLNTTRAIISTRKAVKTYEGGIYAIGNAPTALLELIRLVKEGEAKPGLIIGMPVGFVSAAESKDELRKLDIPFITNIGRKGGSTIVVAALNAISLMAAKA, from the coding sequence ATGGATTTCAAAACGGAATTTAAACCGCTCACCGTACAGCCGCAGGAAATTGAAGGAAAAAGCTTCGAAATGATTACCGAGGAACTCGGCGAGCATCCATTCACGGCTGAACAATATCCTGTGGTGCAACGCGTCATTCACGCTTCCGCGGATTTTGAGCTCGGACGCAGCATGGTGTTCCATCCGGACGCGATTGCGGCAGGCATCGCAGCGCTTCGTGCCGGCCAGTCCGTCATCGCGGACGTGCAGATGATCCAGGCCGGCGTGAGCAAAGACCGCATTCGCGGCTTCGGCGGGGACGTGCATGTGCATATTTCCGATGCGGACGTCATTGAAGAGGCGAAACGCCTGAACACAACCCGTGCGATCATTTCCACGCGCAAAGCGGTAAAAACGTACGAGGGCGGCATTTATGCCATCGGGAACGCGCCTACCGCTTTGCTGGAGCTGATTCGTCTGGTCAAAGAAGGCGAAGCCAAGCCGGGCCTGATTATCGGTATGCCGGTCGGCTTTGTGTCTGCGGCGGAATCGAAGGACGAGCTGCGCAAACTCGACATTCCGTTCATCACCAACATCGGCCGCAAGGGCGGCAGCACCATCGTGGTCGCTGCATTGAACGCGATCTCCCTGATGGCGGCCAAAGCCTAA
- the cobK gene encoding precorrin-6A reductase, producing the protein MILMLCGTSDARELALRIHETGVEVLTSVVTESAANSLAEAGLKVRTGRMTAEAMAQLAREQGSKAIVDASHPFAEEAHANAMEAAKQADIPYIRYERTGLAYDDHPLLHVVPSYEEAAIKAKELKGSVMLTTGSKTLQIFTKHLLGDPDVRLVARMLPRLDNMEKCGELGVEQRNIIAMQGPFSRELNEALYKHYATTVMVTKESGKTGAVDEKVQAALELGIHVVLIARPEVEFGTVFDHYEGVLEELGRIFHK; encoded by the coding sequence ATGATCCTGATGTTGTGCGGAACAAGCGATGCGCGGGAGTTGGCGTTACGCATTCACGAAACCGGTGTTGAAGTGTTAACGTCGGTGGTAACGGAGAGTGCGGCGAACAGTCTGGCGGAAGCCGGGTTAAAGGTGCGGACAGGCCGCATGACCGCTGAAGCAATGGCGCAGCTGGCCCGCGAGCAAGGCAGCAAAGCCATTGTCGATGCAAGCCATCCATTTGCGGAGGAAGCCCATGCCAATGCGATGGAAGCGGCTAAACAGGCGGATATTCCCTATATCCGTTATGAACGGACAGGACTGGCCTATGACGATCATCCGCTGCTTCATGTCGTGCCGTCTTACGAGGAAGCAGCGATCAAGGCCAAGGAGCTTAAAGGATCAGTCATGTTGACCACGGGCAGCAAAACGCTGCAAATTTTCACAAAGCACCTGCTCGGCGATCCGGACGTTCGATTGGTGGCGCGAATGCTGCCGCGTCTCGACAACATGGAGAAATGCGGGGAGCTGGGTGTGGAGCAGCGCAACATCATTGCGATGCAGGGACCTTTTTCACGCGAACTGAATGAAGCCTTATATAAACATTATGCCACGACAGTGATGGTCACCAAGGAAAGCGGCAAAACCGGTGCAGTCGACGAGAAGGTGCAAGCGGCGCTGGAACTGGGCATCCATGTCGTGCTGATCGCCAGACCGGAGGTCGAGTTCGGTACGGTGTTTGACCATTACGAAGGCGTATTGGAAGAGTTAGGGCGTATTTTTCATAAGTAA
- a CDS encoding sirohydrochlorin chelatase produces MNAILLVGHGSRDPEGNNELKEFARTVAEQAPEATIVETCFLELTRPSIAEGVTACVNRGATRVVLVPIILFAAGHAKVDIPNAIDRAKARYPQVEFVYGRPIGVHDKVIEILQTRLHEAKPVSAGASRGAVAVAAPPAPARDEETAVLVLGRGSSDPDANSDFFKMTRMLWEKLPYKWAESCFIGVTEPLFPEGLQRCLALGAKRIIVLPYFLFTGVLIKRIDEMTAAFAAEHPEIQVELGGYFGFHPKLVELVTQRAFDALEGRVDAAWNEFQYRIEAMKHHHHHHDHDHDHHHDHDHHHDHDHHHDHDHHHDHDHHHDHDHHHDHNHHHDHGHHHHHEHDHFASSRDFHHDHDGEIPLSHHEKDEEQDNRAPGKGEHDVSDKQEASAGEQVGRP; encoded by the coding sequence ATGAATGCCATATTGCTGGTAGGTCACGGAAGTCGTGACCCTGAGGGGAACAACGAACTGAAGGAGTTTGCGCGTACCGTAGCAGAGCAGGCTCCGGAAGCTACGATCGTGGAAACTTGCTTTTTGGAATTGACGCGTCCAAGCATCGCTGAGGGTGTTACAGCCTGCGTGAACAGAGGAGCGACACGTGTTGTGCTGGTGCCGATTATTCTGTTTGCGGCCGGACATGCCAAAGTAGACATCCCGAATGCGATCGATCGTGCAAAAGCACGTTATCCGCAGGTTGAATTCGTGTATGGCCGCCCGATTGGCGTACACGACAAAGTGATTGAGATTTTGCAGACTCGCTTGCATGAGGCGAAGCCCGTATCGGCGGGAGCCTCTCGCGGAGCAGTCGCAGTGGCTGCCCCGCCTGCTCCAGCCCGGGATGAGGAAACGGCGGTGCTGGTGCTTGGCCGGGGAAGCAGTGATCCGGATGCCAATAGCGACTTTTTCAAAATGACGCGGATGTTGTGGGAGAAGCTTCCTTATAAATGGGCGGAAAGCTGTTTTATCGGCGTCACCGAGCCTTTGTTCCCGGAAGGGCTGCAGCGCTGTCTGGCGCTTGGGGCCAAACGGATTATCGTTCTTCCGTATTTCCTGTTTACGGGTGTGCTGATTAAACGGATCGACGAGATGACGGCGGCATTCGCAGCCGAGCATCCGGAGATTCAGGTTGAACTGGGCGGTTATTTCGGTTTCCATCCCAAGCTGGTGGAACTGGTGACTCAGCGTGCATTTGATGCATTGGAAGGCAGAGTCGATGCAGCTTGGAACGAGTTCCAGTATCGGATCGAAGCGATGAAACACCACCACCATCATCACGATCATGACCATGACCACCATCATGATCACGATCACCACCATGATCACGATCACCATCATGACCATGACCACCATCATGACCATGACCATCACCATGATCACGATCACCACCATGATCATAATCATCACCACGATCACGGTCACCATCATCATCACGAGCATGATCATTTTGCATCATCACGCGATTTTCATCACGATCATGATGGGGAGATTCCTCTGTCCCATCACGAGAAGGACGAAGAACAGGATAACCGCGCCCCCGGAAAGGGAGAACATGACGTTTCGGACAAGCAAGAGGCGTCTGCGGGAGAGCAGGTGGGCCGTCCATGA
- the cobJ gene encoding precorrin-3B C(17)-methyltransferase, giving the protein MQGLGKLLVIGFGPGAMEHITHRALEALRESEVIIGYNTYVDLIRPLLTGQEIVRTGMTEEVSRAQEAVRQAEAGKIVAVISSGDAGVYGMAGLVYEVLMERGWKPDSGVEVEVVPGVSAIQSCASLLGAPVMHDACTISLSDHLTPWDTIKRRVEAAASADFVIALYNPRSGRRTRQIVETQEILLRYRDPKTPVGLVKSAYRDRQHVVITTLEDMLNHDIGMLTTVIIGNSSTMMYEGLMVTPRGYQRKYTLNATEQPLRPHERLRTEAEPWSLGAMEARAAASGTAAGQSAAGAAPAGPATSPAGSDAGGATAVLVAERPAPAVAATHAAAAAASIGAAELAAEALGRLAAGGALAGEAASRWLDAGPGAAAPQALERTAPAPGSKPPLFEVGVSPGVGNKKFSAAQMALLAQCAGDDGELEYTPEHQIILRVPTFEPDRLVAELRAAKFIVVPIGDVIKVKACDFCNMEKDDAVPMAEHLQAVIGGVSAPKETSVALNGCGMACYGAVLEDIGIVYRKGGYDLFLGGKKFGRNAHPAQPVAEGIPGDEIGGIVERIVAEYKEKGHPNERFHKFFKRVGVIQGFRHVDAPVTVEVNPVCGD; this is encoded by the coding sequence ATGCAAGGACTAGGCAAGCTGCTTGTTATCGGATTCGGTCCAGGGGCCATGGAGCATATTACCCACCGGGCGCTTGAGGCACTGAGAGAGAGCGAGGTCATTATCGGCTACAACACGTACGTCGACCTGATTCGGCCGCTGCTGACCGGACAGGAAATCGTACGTACGGGCATGACCGAGGAAGTCAGCCGTGCGCAGGAAGCGGTAAGACAGGCGGAAGCGGGAAAAATCGTGGCCGTGATTTCCAGCGGCGACGCGGGCGTATACGGTATGGCCGGCCTCGTATACGAAGTGTTGATGGAGCGCGGATGGAAGCCGGACAGCGGCGTGGAAGTGGAGGTGGTTCCGGGCGTTTCGGCGATCCAGTCCTGCGCTTCCTTGCTGGGAGCGCCTGTCATGCACGATGCTTGCACGATCAGTTTGAGCGACCATCTGACCCCGTGGGACACCATTAAGCGCCGGGTTGAGGCCGCGGCTTCCGCTGATTTCGTCATTGCATTGTACAATCCGCGGAGCGGCAGGCGGACCCGCCAGATCGTAGAAACGCAGGAGATTCTGCTGCGTTACCGTGATCCCAAGACCCCTGTCGGGCTGGTCAAAAGCGCGTACCGCGACCGCCAGCATGTGGTCATCACCACGCTGGAGGATATGCTGAACCATGACATCGGCATGCTGACGACCGTGATCATCGGCAATTCGTCCACCATGATGTACGAAGGCCTCATGGTGACCCCGCGCGGCTATCAGCGGAAATACACGCTGAACGCGACGGAACAGCCGCTCCGGCCGCATGAGCGGCTGCGCACGGAAGCCGAGCCATGGTCGCTCGGCGCGATGGAGGCCCGTGCTGCCGCGAGCGGTACGGCAGCGGGCCAAAGCGCGGCCGGCGCAGCGCCTGCGGGACCGGCGACGAGCCCGGCGGGCAGCGATGCCGGCGGAGCCACTGCCGTGCTCGTCGCCGAGCGGCCTGCGCCGGCGGTTGCCGCGACGCACGCAGCCGCCGCAGCCGCGTCCATCGGCGCAGCCGAGCTGGCCGCGGAGGCGCTCGGTCGGCTCGCGGCAGGCGGGGCCCTCGCGGGCGAAGCAGCCAGCCGCTGGCTGGACGCCGGGCCTGGAGCCGCTGCGCCGCAGGCCCTGGAGCGCACGGCGCCCGCGCCAGGCAGCAAGCCGCCGCTCTTCGAGGTGGGCGTATCGCCCGGCGTCGGCAACAAAAAGTTCAGCGCCGCACAGATGGCGCTGCTTGCGCAATGCGCGGGTGACGACGGCGAGCTGGAGTATACGCCGGAGCACCAGATCATATTGCGCGTGCCAACCTTCGAGCCGGACCGGCTCGTTGCCGAGCTGCGCGCCGCGAAGTTCATCGTGGTGCCGATCGGGGACGTCATCAAGGTGAAAGCCTGCGACTTCTGCAACATGGAGAAGGATGATGCCGTACCGATGGCAGAACACCTGCAGGCCGTCATCGGCGGCGTGAGTGCGCCGAAGGAAACGAGCGTGGCCCTGAACGGCTGCGGCATGGCATGTTACGGCGCGGTGTTGGAGGATATCGGCATCGTGTACCGCAAAGGCGGTTACGACCTGTTCCTCGGCGGCAAAAAGTTCGGGCGCAACGCCCATCCCGCGCAACCGGTCGCGGAAGGCATTCCGGGCGACGAAATTGGCGGCATCGTGGAACGGATCGTTGCGGAGTACAAAGAAAAAGGACATCCGAATGAGCGTTTTCATAAATTTTTCAAACGGGTTGGCGTGATTCAGGGCTTCCGCCATGTGGATGCACCGGTCACGGTTGAAGTAAACCCGGTTTGTGGGGATTAG